In one Verrucomicrobiales bacterium genomic region, the following are encoded:
- the metG gene encoding methionine--tRNA ligase, translating into MSKRFYITTAIDYVNGQPHLGHAYEKVITDVIARARRSMGGEVFYLTGLDEHGQKVQQAAVKAGKSPQEYCDGLAVDWQRFAGTLNLTNDEFVRTTQPRHKAVVQAVLNRLHERGHFYVQEYQGWYSSKAETFLTEKDRRPDGTFDPEYGDVVQLKENNYYFKLGQHQQWLIDHIENNPDFIYPDYRRNEVLGFLKNNTLEDLCITRPSARLTWGIQVPFDPDYVTYVWFDALTNYITVPAALGDPGLPEWIRVAAGAGPSSGPSLWPADVHVVGKDIVKFHAVYWPIMLKAAELPLPKKLVVHGWWQKDGQKISKSTGVTVDPVEVINDWGVDAFRYYVVRELSVGPDGNWTDGGFASRYNAELANGLGNLVNRALSMLKKYRNGIVPARHDELAPDAARAVQAVRECYEGYELQEALVNTWALVTRANQYVDQTAPFKLFKDPAQAGRLDEVLYNLVEVCRILAILVWPVVPATSQKMFQQLGLSGTPDRFADSAWGKLEAGHPVGEPAALFPRRDTAPKPSA; encoded by the coding sequence ATGTCGAAGCGCTTTTACATCACGACCGCCATTGACTACGTCAACGGCCAACCGCATTTGGGCCACGCTTATGAGAAGGTGATCACGGATGTGATCGCCCGCGCGCGGCGCAGCATGGGGGGTGAAGTCTTCTACTTGACGGGACTCGACGAGCACGGCCAAAAGGTGCAACAGGCTGCAGTCAAAGCAGGCAAGTCCCCCCAGGAGTATTGTGATGGATTGGCAGTGGATTGGCAGCGCTTCGCTGGCACGCTCAACCTCACAAACGATGAGTTCGTTCGCACCACCCAGCCGCGTCACAAGGCAGTCGTTCAAGCGGTCTTGAACCGACTTCACGAACGCGGACACTTCTATGTGCAGGAGTATCAGGGATGGTATTCCTCGAAGGCGGAGACTTTTCTCACCGAGAAAGACCGTCGGCCCGACGGCACCTTCGATCCCGAATACGGCGATGTCGTGCAACTCAAGGAGAACAATTACTACTTCAAGCTGGGACAGCACCAGCAGTGGCTGATTGATCACATCGAGAACAATCCGGATTTCATCTATCCCGACTACCGTCGTAACGAGGTGCTCGGTTTTCTGAAGAACAACACGCTGGAGGATTTGTGCATCACTCGTCCCTCGGCACGCTTGACCTGGGGCATCCAGGTGCCTTTCGACCCCGACTACGTGACCTATGTGTGGTTCGACGCCTTAACAAACTACATCACGGTTCCGGCGGCGCTGGGCGATCCGGGGCTTCCGGAATGGATCAGGGTGGCCGCGGGTGCAGGCCCAAGCTCGGGACCCTCCCTCTGGCCGGCCGACGTGCATGTCGTGGGCAAGGACATCGTCAAATTTCATGCGGTCTATTGGCCGATTATGCTGAAAGCCGCGGAGCTTCCATTGCCGAAGAAGCTGGTGGTTCATGGATGGTGGCAGAAGGACGGTCAGAAGATCAGCAAGAGCACGGGGGTGACCGTCGATCCAGTCGAAGTCATCAACGATTGGGGAGTGGATGCATTCCGATACTATGTTGTTCGGGAACTCAGTGTGGGGCCGGACGGCAACTGGACCGATGGTGGCTTCGCGTCGAGGTATAATGCGGAGCTGGCGAACGGTTTGGGGAACCTGGTGAATCGGGCCCTGTCCATGCTCAAGAAGTACCGGAATGGCATCGTTCCGGCTCGGCACGACGAATTGGCGCCAGATGCGGCGCGGGCGGTTCAAGCCGTTCGCGAGTGCTACGAGGGCTACGAACTGCAGGAGGCTTTGGTCAACACCTGGGCGCTGGTGACTCGAGCGAACCAATATGTCGACCAGACCGCTCCCTTTAAGCTGTTCAAGGATCCTGCCCAAGCAGGGCGGCTGGATGAGGTGCTCTATAACCTGGTCGAGGTGTGTCGCATCCTGGCGATTCTGGTTTGGCCGGTCGTCCCAGCGACTTCCCAGAAGATGTTCCAACAGCTCGGCTTGTCGGGCACGCCGGATCGGTTTGCCGACTCTGCCTGGGGAAAACTCGAAGCGGGGCACCCGGTAGGGGAACCCGCAGCGCTGTTTCCTCGTCGCGACACTGCGCCCAAACCTTCGGCGTGA
- a CDS encoding dienelactone hydrolase family protein gives MKPLLSCIAFALLLSLNLQAAIQTETVVYRSDGVELEGFLAYDKAKSGPRPGVLVVHQWKGLTDYEKKRCEMLAKLGYTAFAVDIYGKGIRPATTADAGKLAGQYKSDRTLLRARVNAGLEALRKSGQVDAKRIACIGYCFGGTTALELARSGADVAGVVSFHGGLSTPSPEDAKKIRGKVLVLHGADDPYVPAPEVTGFQEEMRQAKVDCQFVAYSGAVHSFTHWDAGSDNSKGAAYNEKADHRSWEAMRTFFAELFGEHSR, from the coding sequence ATGAAGCCGCTGCTGTCCTGCATCGCATTTGCCCTGCTGCTGTCCCTCAACCTTCAGGCCGCTATCCAGACCGAGACTGTCGTGTATCGCTCCGACGGTGTGGAGTTGGAAGGCTTTCTCGCATACGACAAAGCCAAGTCCGGCCCCCGGCCCGGCGTGTTGGTCGTTCACCAGTGGAAGGGCTTGACGGATTACGAGAAGAAGCGCTGCGAAATGCTCGCCAAGCTGGGCTACACCGCGTTCGCGGTGGATATCTATGGCAAGGGCATTCGTCCGGCGACCACTGCGGATGCGGGCAAACTGGCCGGACAATACAAATCGGATCGCACCCTTCTTCGCGCGCGCGTAAACGCCGGCCTGGAAGCCTTGCGCAAGTCAGGCCAGGTGGACGCGAAGCGCATCGCCTGCATCGGCTACTGCTTTGGCGGCACCACCGCCTTGGAATTGGCCCGGAGCGGCGCCGATGTAGCAGGCGTTGTCAGTTTTCACGGAGGCTTGAGCACGCCCAGTCCGGAGGATGCCAAGAAGATTCGCGGCAAAGTGCTCGTGCTCCACGGCGCGGACGACCCTTACGTTCCTGCCCCGGAGGTCACTGGGTTTCAGGAGGAAATGCGCCAGGCCAAAGTGGACTGTCAGTTTGTGGCCTACAGCGGAGCGGTTCATAGCTTCACGCACTGGGATGCCGGTTCGGACAATAGCAAAGGCGCGGCCTACAACGAGAAAGCTGATCACCGTTCCTGGGAAGCCATGCGCACCTTCTTCGCCGAGCTGTTTGGAGAACATTCCCGTTAG
- a CDS encoding Ig-like domain-containing protein produces MKYHVLTPRWVDLSRSTVPSRVSGSYRGWVSWICTWFLVLTAIPLLGAPPKVVSVSPAIGATGIPLNTELVIVFDQDMDVEAAPIPSFPQILVGNTRFAPDGVTLTGSWEEDGRTLRLFPQNDLPADTLIQWTLNPAGMSGFVPPLRNAAGEAVPTITGSFRTVAGGGQVPTLESVEPLDGETEVDPASPLTFVFSEMMNVAIPPLNGSGGGVVGNLLISPPTVTYTGTWQADGRTLQLQPIAPIPANTVVTWTLNPSGSALPFRSATGENLPSISGSFTIVSGGPTETNKEDCVGIDIGAGYYSFNKGIWYEQIGAADPVVRSQFPNFVSVQVGPPDAGPVVTGASLTLPGGSRKDLTGFSSLFSTTQTATNEAALDASFPSGNYTLRFDQVNQPERVVPMTMPPTPSTVPRIANLAAAQNIDSSQNFTLSWNAFNAAGSGNYIVVILSDSSGETAFMAPNPCIPRPLASTATSVVIPADTLKPGLTYDGLIQFGKNFYSASNAIPNMFGDGRVMRSTYFKVQTKSSGTNVPPAAARFVDYQLPTDGRPRLTLTGTAGRTYTIQRTTSVSAPQWADAGAVVMSSEGRAVFQDTLTFSTGRRFYRAVSQ; encoded by the coding sequence ATGAAGTACCACGTCCTTACTCCTCGGTGGGTCGACCTGTCACGTTCCACGGTTCCATCACGCGTTTCGGGTTCCTATCGGGGCTGGGTGAGCTGGATTTGCACCTGGTTCCTGGTTCTTACGGCCATCCCCCTGCTTGGCGCTCCTCCCAAAGTGGTCTCCGTATCTCCAGCCATCGGGGCTACGGGCATACCACTTAACACGGAACTCGTGATCGTTTTCGATCAGGATATGGACGTCGAAGCTGCGCCCATCCCCAGCTTTCCTCAGATCTTGGTCGGCAACACCCGGTTTGCCCCCGACGGCGTGACCTTAACCGGCAGCTGGGAAGAGGACGGCCGAACCTTGCGGCTGTTTCCGCAAAACGACCTGCCCGCCGACACTCTCATCCAATGGACACTCAATCCGGCCGGGATGTCGGGGTTCGTTCCTCCCCTCAGGAACGCTGCCGGTGAAGCGGTCCCTACCATCACGGGCAGCTTTCGAACCGTCGCAGGCGGTGGCCAAGTCCCCACTTTGGAATCCGTCGAACCCTTGGATGGGGAGACCGAGGTGGATCCGGCGTCTCCTTTGACGTTTGTGTTTTCCGAGATGATGAATGTGGCCATCCCGCCTTTGAACGGGAGCGGTGGAGGGGTGGTGGGAAATCTGCTGATCTCTCCCCCCACGGTTACCTACACCGGAACCTGGCAAGCCGATGGGCGAACCTTGCAGCTTCAACCGATAGCGCCAATCCCCGCCAATACGGTGGTGACTTGGACGCTGAATCCGTCCGGGAGCGCCCTGCCCTTCCGAAGCGCAACGGGTGAGAATCTGCCCAGCATCAGTGGAAGCTTTACGATCGTCTCAGGCGGGCCCACCGAAACGAACAAGGAAGACTGTGTGGGCATCGATATCGGCGCAGGGTATTACAGCTTTAACAAGGGCATTTGGTACGAGCAGATCGGGGCTGCCGACCCCGTGGTCAGGTCGCAGTTCCCAAACTTCGTGTCCGTCCAAGTCGGCCCCCCCGATGCCGGCCCGGTAGTCACCGGTGCCAGTCTCACCTTGCCCGGAGGCAGTCGCAAAGATCTGACCGGGTTCTCGTCGCTGTTCTCCACCACGCAGACGGCAACGAATGAGGCGGCACTGGATGCGAGTTTCCCTTCGGGCAACTACACCCTGCGTTTTGACCAAGTCAACCAACCAGAGCGAGTCGTTCCGATGACGATGCCTCCCACGCCGTCGACGGTGCCGCGCATCGCCAATCTGGCCGCTGCCCAAAACATCGATTCATCCCAGAATTTCACTCTCAGCTGGAATGCCTTTAATGCAGCTGGCTCGGGAAATTACATCGTGGTGATACTTTCGGATTCGAGCGGTGAAACCGCATTTATGGCTCCTAACCCGTGCATCCCCCGCCCACTGGCCTCCACGGCAACCTCGGTCGTGATTCCGGCGGATACCTTGAAGCCCGGCTTAACCTACGATGGACTCATCCAATTCGGGAAGAACTTCTACTCCGCGAGCAATGCCATCCCGAACATGTTCGGCGATGGGCGGGTGATGCGAAGCACCTATTTCAAAGTCCAGACGAAGTCTTCCGGAACCAATGTCCCACCGGCAGCGGCACGTTTTGTGGATTACCAACTGCCCACTGATGGACGTCCGCGGTTGACGCTCACGGGTACTGCCGGACGGACCTATACGATTCAGCGGACCACCTCAGTGTCCGCACCTCAGTGGGCCGATGCGGGTGCAGTTGTGATGAGCAGCGAAGGTCGGGCTGTCTTTCAGGACACCCTAACTTTCAGCACCGGCCGGCGCTTCTATCGGGCGGTCAGCCAATAA